One genomic window of Clostridium taeniosporum includes the following:
- a CDS encoding DUF4363 family protein has translation MRKFLVITIPIVTLIFFVAIMLSGGILKKSLVENHNIPESIQLIVQDVESENWENASDKVKLLSDTWEKIVKRIQFSSERDEINSFEASIARLTGAIMARDKSASLIELNEAYKHWDGLAK, from the coding sequence ATGAGAAAATTTTTAGTCATAACCATACCTATAGTAACATTAATTTTTTTTGTAGCAATTATGCTTAGTGGTGGTATCTTAAAAAAATCATTAGTAGAAAACCATAATATTCCCGAATCAATACAATTAATTGTTCAAGATGTAGAATCTGAAAATTGGGAAAATGCTAGTGATAAAGTAAAGCTTTTATCAGATACTTGGGAAAAAATAGTCAAACGAATTCAATTTAGTTCAGAAAGAGATGAGATAAATTCTTTTGAAGCCAGTATAGCACGTCTTACTGGTGCCATAATGGCAAGAGATAAGTCTGCTTCACTTATTGAACTAAATGAAGCTTATAAGCATTGGGATGGATTAGCAAAATAA
- a CDS encoding DUF1657 domain-containing protein has protein sequence MPTGTKLETALASAKGLAADMKTFSLDTDNQEAKQMFNQLASTMENVEQTIQSRLDFVKQEEPQYNK, from the coding sequence ATGCCAACAGGAACAAAACTTGAAACAGCATTAGCTAGTGCTAAAGGATTAGCTGCAGATATGAAGACATTTTCTTTAGATACAGACAATCAAGAAGCAAAGCAAATGTTTAATCAACTTGCAAGTACAATGGAGAATGTAGAACAAACAATTCAATCAAGACTTGATTTCGTAAAGCAAGAAGAACCTCAATATAATAAATAA
- a CDS encoding DUF1657 domain-containing protein, with product MTAISKVKQTLATLRGAESTLRMYSLQERDKEAKAIYNEACNEINEIKTKLEKRVGFMEFEEPQYKGN from the coding sequence ATGACTGCAATTTCAAAGGTGAAACAAACATTAGCTACACTAAGAGGTGCTGAGTCCACTTTAAGAATGTATTCATTGCAAGAACGCGATAAAGAAGCTAAAGCTATTTATAATGAGGCATGTAACGAAATTAATGAAATTAAAACAAAATTAGAAAAAAGAGTAGGATTTATGGAGTTTGAAGAACCCCAATATAAGGGTAACTAG
- a CDS encoding DUF421 domain-containing protein — MSSWLIILFNSMILFFLALTITKYMKKKTLSRATPFDFISYAVIAIIITLISLNIVDNIYFGLIALAVWALMPLILDYASMKSKWIYNLIHGKERVLVKNGKVMEDNLSKERITGQEFLQEMRSKKAFNLADVEFALMETTGDINVSLKADKKPVTPFDLGKKVGPKTEPQTVILDGNILNEGLTNAGLNHDWLTTQLETKGVSLENVFLGQVDSSGDLYVDLFDDLIQVPKTQVKEMLYASIKKSEADLISFSLDCNNEDAKAMYSQNAEKLEKIIKKLEPYLLR, encoded by the coding sequence ATGAGTTCTTGGTTAATAATATTATTTAATTCAATGATTTTGTTTTTTTTAGCATTAACTATAACAAAATATATGAAGAAAAAAACCTTATCTAGGGCTACTCCATTTGATTTTATTTCTTATGCTGTTATTGCTATTATAATTACTTTAATTTCTTTAAATATAGTTGACAATATTTACTTTGGACTAATTGCATTAGCTGTTTGGGCTCTAATGCCTCTTATCTTAGATTATGCTTCTATGAAAAGTAAATGGATTTATAATCTAATACATGGTAAAGAAAGAGTATTAGTTAAAAACGGTAAAGTTATGGAGGATAACTTATCTAAAGAAAGAATTACGGGGCAAGAATTTCTACAAGAAATGCGTTCAAAAAAAGCATTTAACTTAGCAGATGTTGAATTTGCTTTAATGGAGACAACTGGAGATATAAATGTCAGTTTAAAAGCTGATAAAAAACCTGTTACTCCATTTGATTTAGGAAAAAAAGTCGGACCTAAAACTGAGCCTCAAACAGTTATTTTAGATGGAAATATATTAAATGAAGGCCTTACTAATGCTGGATTAAATCACGATTGGCTTACAACTCAATTAGAAACTAAAGGGGTTAGCCTTGAAAATGTTTTTTTAGGTCAAGTAGATTCTTCTGGAGACTTATATGTTGATCTTTTTGATGATCTTATACAAGTACCTAAAACACAAGTTAAAGAAATGCTCTATGCTAGTATTAAAAAAAGTGAAGCAGACCTTATATCATTTTCTTTAGATTGTAACAATGAAGATGCAAAAGCTATGTACTCACAAAATGCTGAGAAATTAGAAAAAATCATAAAAAAATTAGAACCATATTTATTACGTTAG